The proteins below come from a single Synechococcus sp. WH 8101 genomic window:
- the nadA gene encoding quinolinate synthase NadA produces the protein MVPMTADSPASTAATAVPADLPAAIEALRQERNAVILAHYYQEPEIQDVADFIGDSLELSRKAAATDADVIVFCGVHFMAETAKILSPNKTVLLPDLEAGCSLADDCPADAFAAFRAQHPDHIVVSYINCTAAVKAQSDLICTSSNAVDLVKQLPADRPILFAPDRNLGRWVQQQSGRELTLWPGRCIVHETFSEEAVLKLQLQHPEAEVIAHPECLEPLLDLADFIGSTSKLLHHAEASPAPSFIVLTEPGILHQMEQRLPQKTFLSVPGIDGCSCNSCPYMRLNTLEKLWRCLHSGQPEIQMDEELRRRALAPIQKMLEMSL, from the coding sequence ATGGTCCCGATGACCGCGGACTCCCCAGCGTCCACGGCCGCGACAGCGGTGCCAGCTGACCTTCCCGCCGCCATCGAGGCCCTGCGGCAAGAGCGCAATGCGGTGATCCTGGCGCACTACTACCAAGAGCCAGAGATCCAGGATGTCGCCGATTTCATTGGCGATTCCCTCGAGTTATCGCGTAAAGCCGCCGCCACCGATGCCGATGTGATCGTGTTCTGTGGCGTTCATTTCATGGCGGAAACGGCCAAGATCCTGAGCCCCAACAAAACCGTGTTGCTTCCGGATCTGGAGGCCGGCTGCTCGCTGGCCGACGACTGCCCCGCCGACGCCTTCGCCGCATTCCGCGCCCAGCATCCCGATCACATCGTCGTCAGTTACATCAATTGCACGGCCGCAGTCAAAGCCCAGAGCGATCTGATCTGCACCAGCAGCAATGCGGTGGATCTGGTGAAGCAACTCCCCGCCGATCGGCCGATCCTGTTTGCACCCGATCGCAACCTCGGACGCTGGGTGCAGCAACAAAGCGGCCGGGAGCTCACCCTCTGGCCGGGGCGCTGCATCGTGCACGAAACCTTCAGCGAGGAAGCGGTGCTCAAACTGCAGCTCCAACACCCTGAGGCGGAGGTGATCGCCCACCCGGAATGCCTCGAACCGCTGTTGGATCTAGCCGACTTCATCGGCTCCACCAGCAAGCTCTTGCACCACGCCGAAGCCAGCCCAGCGCCAAGTTTCATCGTGCTCACCGAGCCAGGCATCCTCCATCAGATGGAGCAACGCCTTCCCCAGAAAACCTTCCTCTCGGTGCCGGGAATCGATGGCTGCAGTTGCAATAGCTGCCCCTACATGCGGCTCAACACGCTCGAAAAACTCTGGCGCTGCCTCCACAGCGGCCAACCAGAGATCCAGATGGACGAAGAGCTGCGGCGGCGGGCACTGGCGCCGATCCAGAAGATGTTGGAGATGAGCCTCTGA
- a CDS encoding ligase-associated DNA damage response exonuclease: MLRRTPEGLYCPAAQAWIDPIRPVPRALITHAHADHARPGCGEYWAVASSEAILRQRLGREIQLLPVGYGQLHRIGDARVSFHSAGHVLGSAQIRLEAAGECWVVTGDYKRCPDPSCDPFEPVRCDVLITEATFALPIYQWGSGASLARQIRDWWQADQGRASLLFCYSFGKAQRVLAELAAIGVEEEVLLHGAVETVTRHYREAGVPMTPSRPLSDLPRKQPMDGRLVLAPPSAHRSAWMRRFKAPQTAFASGWMAVRGARRRRGYERGFVLSDHADWNGLIRTVKESGARQVYVTHGHSDVLARYLNEVEGITAAPLESLP, from the coding sequence CTGCTGCGTCGCACGCCTGAAGGCCTGTATTGCCCGGCGGCCCAGGCCTGGATCGATCCGATCCGCCCCGTGCCCCGCGCCCTGATCACCCACGCCCATGCCGACCATGCCCGGCCCGGCTGCGGCGAGTATTGGGCTGTGGCCAGCAGTGAAGCGATCCTGCGCCAACGCCTGGGCCGCGAGATTCAACTCCTGCCTGTGGGCTACGGCCAGCTGCATCGCATCGGTGACGCCCGGGTGTCGTTTCATTCAGCCGGCCACGTGCTGGGTAGCGCCCAGATCCGCCTGGAAGCGGCGGGAGAGTGCTGGGTCGTGACCGGCGACTACAAGCGCTGCCCCGATCCAAGCTGCGACCCGTTCGAGCCCGTGCGCTGCGATGTGTTGATCACCGAAGCGACCTTCGCCTTACCGATCTACCAATGGGGCAGTGGCGCCAGCCTGGCCCGGCAGATCCGTGATTGGTGGCAGGCCGACCAGGGCCGCGCCTCATTGCTCTTCTGCTACTCCTTCGGTAAGGCGCAGCGCGTGCTGGCAGAACTGGCCGCGATCGGAGTGGAGGAGGAGGTGCTCCTGCACGGTGCCGTGGAGACCGTGACGCGGCATTACCGGGAGGCGGGGGTGCCGATGACGCCCAGCCGGCCCCTGAGCGACCTGCCCCGCAAACAACCGATGGACGGACGCTTGGTCCTAGCGCCGCCCTCCGCCCATCGCTCCGCCTGGATGCGGCGATTCAAGGCACCACAGACGGCCTTTGCCTCCGGCTGGATGGCCGTGCGCGGTGCCCGGAGGCGACGCGGCTACGAACGGGGTTTCGTGCTCAGCGACCACGCCGACTGGAACGGCCTGATTCGCACAGTGAAGGAGAGCGGGGCGCGGCAGGTGTACGTGACCCACGGCCATAGCGACGTTCTGGCGCGTTACCTCAACGAGGTGGAAGGAATCACGGCAGCACCGCTGGAATCACTGCCTTAG
- a CDS encoding DNA ligase, translated as MRSLLTACLALTTMAAAMPQHAKAQEVEEVTIEQIQTVVFPAQGNEAAAAICAGLAEGVLSRDGVGVDLARLQRALSLTGDQALVNRYVNSFNTTAQQQSGCNIRITDPQNTDLYQWNY; from the coding sequence ATGCGTTCTCTCCTGACGGCCTGTCTCGCCCTCACCACCATGGCCGCAGCGATGCCCCAGCACGCAAAAGCCCAGGAGGTGGAGGAGGTGACGATCGAACAGATCCAGACCGTCGTGTTCCCGGCCCAGGGGAATGAGGCGGCAGCGGCGATCTGTGCCGGCCTGGCCGAAGGCGTGCTCAGCCGCGATGGCGTCGGCGTTGATCTGGCCCGGCTGCAACGGGCTCTCTCCCTCACTGGCGACCAAGCGCTGGTGAACCGCTACGTGAACAGCTTCAACACCACGGCCCAACAACAATCCGGTTGCAACATCCGCATCACCGATCCCCAGAACACCGATCTCTACCAGTGGAATTACTGA